In Pseudomonas fakonensis, one DNA window encodes the following:
- a CDS encoding integrase domain-containing protein has translation MCAQTARLSDRQLKAVKPKDKDYVLTDGDGLQLRVRVNRSMQWNFNYRHPITKNRINMALGSYPEVSLAQARRKAVDAREVLAQGIDPKAQRNDLAQAKLAETEHTFEKVATAWFELKKDSVTPAYAEDIWRSLTLHVFPSMKSTPISEVSAPMVIKILRPIEAKGSLETVKRLSQRLNEIMTYGVNSGMIFANPLSGIRAVFKKPKKENMAALPPEELPELMLEIANASIKRTTRCLIEWQLHTMTRPAEAATTRWVDIDFERRVWTIPPERMKKRRPHSIPLSDQAMSLLEILKSHSGHREYVFPSDRNPRTHANSQTANMALKRMGFQDRLVSHGMRSMASTVLNEHGWDPELIEVALAHVDKDEVRSAYNRADYIERRRPMMAWWSEYILKASTGNLSASAMNLARDRNVVPIR, from the coding sequence ATGTGCGCTCAAACAGCTCGCCTCTCCGACCGCCAGCTCAAGGCGGTCAAGCCCAAAGACAAGGACTACGTCCTCACGGATGGCGACGGCCTCCAGCTCCGAGTCCGGGTCAACCGCTCGATGCAGTGGAATTTCAACTACAGGCATCCGATCACCAAAAATCGCATCAACATGGCGCTCGGCTCCTACCCCGAGGTCTCTCTGGCGCAAGCTCGGCGGAAAGCGGTTGATGCTAGGGAAGTACTTGCTCAGGGGATCGACCCCAAAGCTCAGCGCAACGATCTCGCACAGGCCAAACTAGCCGAGACGGAACATACGTTCGAGAAAGTAGCCACCGCCTGGTTCGAGCTGAAAAAGGATTCGGTCACGCCGGCCTATGCCGAAGACATCTGGCGTTCACTCACTCTGCACGTTTTCCCGAGCATGAAATCGACTCCGATTTCGGAAGTGAGCGCACCGATGGTGATCAAGATTCTTCGCCCCATCGAAGCCAAAGGCAGCTTGGAAACCGTGAAGCGGCTTAGCCAGCGCCTCAACGAGATCATGACCTACGGTGTCAATTCGGGAATGATCTTCGCGAACCCGCTCAGCGGGATTCGGGCGGTATTCAAGAAGCCGAAGAAAGAAAACATGGCGGCGCTTCCACCCGAGGAGCTTCCTGAGCTCATGCTGGAAATTGCGAACGCCAGCATCAAGCGCACGACCCGCTGCCTGATCGAATGGCAGTTGCACACCATGACTCGCCCTGCCGAGGCTGCGACTACTCGCTGGGTAGACATCGACTTTGAAAGGCGAGTCTGGACTATCCCACCGGAGCGGATGAAGAAACGCCGCCCGCACAGCATCCCGTTGAGCGATCAAGCTATGTCATTGCTGGAGATACTGAAGTCCCACAGTGGTCATCGGGAATACGTCTTCCCGTCAGATCGAAACCCTCGTACTCATGCCAATAGCCAGACCGCCAACATGGCGTTGAAACGCATGGGCTTCCAGGACCGCTTGGTCAGCCACGGCATGCGCTCGATGGCCAGCACCGTATTGAATGAACATGGGTGGGACCCGGAGCTCATCGAAGTGGCGTTGGCGCACGTCGACAAGGATGAGGTGCGCAGTGCCTACAACCGAGCCGACTACATCGAGCGACGGCGGCCGATGATGGCTTGGTGGAGCGAGTACATTCTGAAGGCGTCGACGGGCAATCTCTCGGCCAGCGCGATGAATCTGGCTAGGGATCGGAACGTAGTACCCATCCGATAG